In the genome of Candidatus Zymogenaceae bacterium, one region contains:
- the hisB gene encoding imidazoleglycerol-phosphate dehydratase HisB — protein sequence MKRKAEITRTTAETNIRLSIDLDGTGDYSVSGPAGFLNHMLELLARHGMFNLTVAAEGDHHVDLHHTVEDIGICLGEAVLKALSDKSGIARYGSARVPMDESLATAAVDLSGRPYLVYDVSFSSNKVGEFDVELFEEFFRAFANHARATVHIVLEHGANAHHIAEACFKAFARALSNAVSLDPRFSGVLSTKGTLTE from the coding sequence ATGAAGAGAAAGGCCGAGATCACCAGGACCACTGCGGAGACGAATATCCGTCTCTCCATCGATCTGGACGGCACGGGCGATTATTCCGTTTCCGGACCCGCGGGATTTCTCAACCACATGCTGGAGCTGCTCGCCCGGCACGGCATGTTCAATCTGACCGTTGCCGCTGAAGGCGATCATCATGTGGACCTCCACCATACCGTGGAGGATATCGGCATCTGTCTCGGCGAGGCGGTTCTGAAGGCATTAAGTGATAAATCCGGCATCGCGAGATACGGCAGCGCACGGGTCCCCATGGATGAGTCCCTGGCCACCGCCGCGGTGGACCTCTCCGGGCGTCCCTACCTGGTATACGATGTATCGTTTTCGTCCAACAAGGTTGGGGAGTTCGACGTCGAGCTTTTCGAGGAGTTCTTCAGGGCCTTCGCAAACCATGCCAGGGCCACGGTGCATATCGTCCTGGAACACGGCGCCAACGCCCATCACATCGCCGAGGCCTGTTTCAAGGCGTTCGCCCGGGCGCTGTCCAATGCGGTGAGTCTCGATCCCCGTTTTTCCGGCGTTCTCTCCACCAAGGGAACGCTCACCGAATAA
- a CDS encoding polysaccharide biosynthesis C-terminal domain-containing protein: MIDRPRTGIMSDTYAGIRTDLILFVLGFFLTVFIGNRFGPGGLGFFSMALTMYVLGVLACSSGVTHVFVPKLTGIPKNEQRRLVTTALLFVVVFGLAATVFGFMISRRISQAFDIYDLWRVVCLVSLAFVPGVFNETICNFLAVLDGHKTANRYRMKKRIIFLCVAVVMSVTKNIYLVLTAFFISDLILTITLIRRERAWFFPLDFSGFSETAPGLLLSSVRRSFSGSAGEVNVRIDVLIIGYFMSASSVGVYAVAILVTRLILLPWEVIREVMLTRPKDTGDTGIGVDAKRGIRGYFAYGTAAMLVIAVCTAILYKKIIGVIFPSTHDYLASTGAFLFLLPGVVLYGATTIYEGILVRTGKSETVGIISIQTLLINFILSVLMVHAFGIYGAALAGTLSFFWYYLAMTETLNDVNMPVDRWTTILYGIVAAGIAVILVDLLGESFLVAVLAGVTTLLMLVFVGYLDLSVEIGNVTPMNVIEKVWESARKTRDTSRLH; this comes from the coding sequence ATGATCGATCGTCCCCGCACGGGTATCATGTCCGATACGTATGCCGGAATAAGGACCGACCTGATTTTATTCGTGCTCGGATTCTTCCTCACCGTCTTCATCGGCAACCGATTCGGTCCCGGGGGGCTTGGTTTCTTCTCCATGGCCCTGACCATGTACGTCCTGGGGGTGTTGGCATGCTCCTCCGGCGTGACGCATGTGTTTGTCCCGAAACTCACCGGCATCCCGAAGAATGAGCAAAGGCGGCTCGTCACGACAGCGCTCCTGTTTGTCGTGGTATTCGGCCTAGCGGCGACCGTCTTCGGTTTCATGATATCGAGGCGGATCTCCCAGGCGTTTGATATCTACGATCTGTGGCGGGTGGTGTGTCTGGTATCCCTTGCGTTTGTTCCCGGTGTGTTCAACGAGACGATATGCAACTTCCTTGCGGTTCTGGACGGGCACAAGACGGCGAATCGATACCGGATGAAAAAGCGTATCATCTTCCTGTGTGTCGCCGTCGTCATGAGTGTGACCAAAAACATCTACCTGGTGCTCACCGCGTTTTTCATATCGGATCTGATTCTGACCATCACCCTCATACGCCGCGAGCGGGCTTGGTTCTTTCCGCTGGATTTCAGCGGATTTTCGGAAACGGCGCCGGGACTTCTTCTCTCTTCGGTACGAAGAAGCTTTTCCGGAAGCGCCGGTGAGGTGAACGTCCGTATCGATGTGCTTATCATCGGCTACTTCATGTCGGCCTCATCGGTGGGCGTCTATGCGGTTGCGATACTGGTGACTCGTCTGATCCTTCTTCCCTGGGAGGTGATCCGAGAGGTGATGCTGACGCGGCCGAAAGACACGGGCGATACAGGGATCGGCGTGGATGCGAAAAGAGGCATCCGGGGATACTTCGCATACGGGACGGCGGCGATGCTGGTGATCGCCGTGTGTACGGCGATCCTGTATAAAAAGATTATCGGTGTGATATTTCCATCCACCCACGACTATTTGGCGTCCACGGGGGCGTTCCTGTTTCTTTTACCGGGGGTCGTACTGTACGGCGCAACGACGATATATGAGGGAATACTTGTGAGGACGGGAAAGTCTGAAACGGTCGGCATTATCTCGATCCAGACACTTCTGATCAATTTTATTCTCAGTGTATTGATGGTCCACGCCTTCGGGATATACGGAGCGGCGCTTGCGGGCACGCTCTCATTTTTCTGGTATTACCTCGCCATGACCGAAACGCTGAATGATGTGAACATGCCGGTCGATCGATGGACGACGATCCTCTATGGGATCGTGGCCGCCGGTATCGCCGTGATTCTGGTAGATCTTCTGGGAGAATCGTTTCTTGTGGCTGTGCTTGCGGGAGTGACGACGCTTCTCATGCTCGTCTTCGTCGGATATCTTGATCTCTCCGTGGAAATCGGAAACGTCACACCGATGAATGTGATCGAGAAGGTCTGGGAGTCGGCGAGAAAGACAAGAGACACATCGCGACTTCACTGA